In Nitrospirota bacterium, the following are encoded in one genomic region:
- the glnA gene encoding type I glutamate--ammonia ligase: MTPKEVLEFAKKSKAVMVDFKFIDLPGVWQHFSTPLHELSEEVFKEGLGFDGSSIRGWKSIESSDMLVVPDPASARMDPFSQTPTLSVICDVIDPISREPYDRDPRYIARKAESYLKSTHIGDTAYIGPEAEFFIFDSIRFDQNSHSGYYFLDSDEGVWNSGKEGERNLGYKPRHKEGYFPVPPTDSQEDIRTEMVLEMEKIGISVERQHHEVATAGQAEIDIRFDSLLNMGDKLMWFKYILKNVAKRHNKTVTFMPKPIFGDNGSGMHTHQSIWKDGKPLFAGKEYSGMSQLALYYIGGILKHAHSLAAFTNPTTNSYKRLTPGFEAPVNLAYSSRNRSASIRIPMYSPSPKAKRIEVRFPDPSCNPYLAFSAMVMAGIDGIQNKIDPGAPMDKDLYDLPAKEAAKIKTMPGSLDQALKALKDDHDYLTKGGVFSEELIDTWMTYKKEKEIDPMRLRPHPYEFFLYYDI; the protein is encoded by the coding sequence GAAGTCTTGGAGTTTGCCAAGAAAAGCAAAGCAGTAATGGTTGATTTTAAGTTTATTGATCTGCCGGGTGTTTGGCAGCATTTTTCCACCCCTTTACACGAATTGTCTGAAGAGGTCTTTAAGGAAGGCCTCGGGTTCGACGGTTCAAGTATCCGGGGATGGAAATCGATCGAATCGAGCGATATGCTGGTGGTTCCAGATCCGGCCTCAGCGAGAATGGATCCCTTTTCTCAAACCCCCACGTTAAGCGTCATCTGCGATGTGATTGATCCTATTTCCCGGGAACCGTACGACCGTGACCCCCGGTATATCGCCAGGAAAGCAGAAAGTTACTTAAAGTCAACTCATATTGGAGATACCGCTTATATCGGGCCGGAAGCTGAATTTTTCATTTTTGATTCCATCCGTTTCGACCAAAATAGCCATAGCGGGTATTACTTTCTCGATTCCGACGAAGGGGTCTGGAATTCCGGAAAAGAAGGGGAACGCAATTTAGGTTACAAGCCGAGGCATAAAGAGGGTTACTTCCCGGTTCCTCCTACCGACAGTCAGGAAGATATCCGTACCGAAATGGTTTTGGAAATGGAGAAAATCGGGATTTCAGTGGAACGCCAGCACCATGAGGTGGCGACTGCCGGCCAGGCTGAAATTGACATCCGTTTTGATTCATTGCTCAATATGGGCGATAAGCTCATGTGGTTTAAATACATTCTGAAAAATGTGGCCAAGAGGCATAATAAGACGGTAACGTTTATGCCAAAACCAATCTTTGGGGATAACGGTTCTGGCATGCACACGCATCAAAGTATTTGGAAAGATGGAAAACCATTGTTTGCCGGAAAAGAATATTCAGGGATGAGCCAATTGGCGCTTTATTATATCGGCGGTATTCTGAAACATGCTCATTCTCTCGCGGCTTTTACCAATCCAACCACGAATTCCTACAAACGATTAACACCGGGATTTGAAGCGCCGGTGAACCTGGCCTATTCCAGCCGTAACCGAAGCGCGTCGATTCGAATTCCGATGTATTCTCCAAGCCCAAAAGCAAAAAGAATCGAAGTTCGTTTTCCTGATCCTTCCTGCAATCCGTATCTTGCGTTTTCAGCGATGGTCATGGCGGGAATTGACGGAATTCAGAACAAAATTGATCCGGGCGCTCCTATGGATAAAGACCTTTATGACCTTCCGGCAAAAGAAGCCGCCAAGATTAAAACCATGCCGGGCAGTCTTGATCAGGCCCTCAAAGCGCTGAAAGATGACCACGATTATCTGACAAAAGGCGGGGTTTTTTCGGAAGAACTCATTGATACCTGGATGACTTATAAGAAGGAAAAGGAAATTGATCCGATGAGGCTTCGTCCGCACCCGTATGAATTTTTCCTCTATTACGACATTTAA
- the nifA gene encoding nif-specific transcriptional activator NifA, with amino-acid sequence MNEVKILELTALYEISKALAWSLDLKVTSTKIMEILSSILGMRRGTLTLLHPETGELVIETAHGLSQEEISRGRYRPGEGITGKVLETGEAIVIPDIGKEPLFLNKTGARPLDSRKGISFICVPVKVAGETIGVFSADRLFDESVSPQEDLRVLTIVSSLIGQSIKLHQLITIEKERLMDQNRQLQGELKNKYGIKNVVGQSPKMVEVYEAVERVSKSKATVLLRGESGTGKELIAKAIHFASPRAEKPFLKINCGAIPENLLESELFGHEKGAFTGATEMRKGRFEMAHGGTLFLDEIGEMPLNLQVKILRVLQEMKFERLGSSKTISVDVRLVAATHEDLEKSMTDGTFREDLYYRLNVVPIHLPPLRDRKEDIPMLVSFFLKKYNEENGSSIQIDSGAMKMLMEYNWPGNVRELENTIERMVVMAETNSIQKQDVVKMFMGMPAGGNQGDETPDERTGDLPFTVESVERVKIIQALNQCNGIQAKAAKLLGITPRQIGYKIKKYKIQGQMS; translated from the coding sequence ATTAACGAAGTTAAAATTCTTGAATTAACCGCTTTATATGAAATTAGTAAAGCGCTGGCTTGGTCGCTTGACCTTAAAGTGACCTCGACAAAAATCATGGAAATTCTTTCGTCTATCCTGGGAATGAGACGGGGCACCTTAACCCTTCTCCATCCTGAAACAGGTGAACTGGTGATTGAAACCGCCCATGGTCTTTCTCAGGAAGAAATCAGCCGGGGACGATACAGGCCGGGGGAAGGGATCACGGGAAAGGTCCTCGAAACCGGTGAAGCGATTGTGATTCCCGATATCGGAAAAGAGCCTCTCTTTTTAAATAAGACGGGAGCCCGTCCGCTTGATTCCAGGAAAGGAATCTCTTTTATCTGTGTTCCGGTTAAAGTGGCTGGAGAAACGATAGGGGTGTTCAGCGCGGACCGGTTGTTTGATGAATCGGTATCCCCTCAGGAAGATCTCCGGGTCTTAACGATTGTCAGTTCATTGATCGGGCAGTCGATCAAACTCCATCAGCTGATTACCATTGAAAAAGAAAGACTCATGGATCAGAACCGTCAACTCCAGGGAGAACTGAAAAATAAATATGGAATTAAAAATGTCGTCGGTCAGAGTCCGAAAATGGTTGAGGTCTATGAAGCCGTTGAGCGGGTAAGCAAAAGTAAAGCGACGGTATTATTAAGGGGAGAGTCCGGGACGGGGAAGGAACTGATCGCCAAAGCAATCCATTTCGCAAGCCCGCGCGCTGAGAAGCCCTTTTTAAAAATTAATTGCGGGGCCATACCGGAAAATTTACTTGAGAGCGAACTCTTTGGTCATGAAAAAGGCGCGTTTACCGGCGCAACCGAAATGAGAAAAGGGCGTTTTGAAATGGCGCACGGAGGAACGCTCTTCCTGGATGAAATAGGAGAAATGCCCTTAAACCTTCAGGTAAAAATTTTAAGAGTTTTGCAGGAAATGAAATTTGAAAGGCTGGGAAGTTCCAAAACAATTTCAGTGGATGTCCGTCTTGTGGCCGCGACCCATGAAGATCTTGAAAAGTCCATGACGGATGGGACGTTTCGGGAAGACCTTTATTACCGTTTAAATGTCGTTCCCATCCATCTTCCGCCCCTTCGTGATCGGAAGGAAGATATCCCCATGCTGGTCTCCTTTTTCCTGAAGAAATATAACGAAGAAAACGGGAGTTCTATTCAAATCGATTCCGGAGCCATGAAAATGTTAATGGAGTATAACTGGCCGGGAAACGTCAGAGAACTTGAAAATACCATCGAACGGATGGTGGTCATGGCGGAAACCAATTCCATTCAAAAACAAGACGTAGTCAAAATGTTTATGGGGATGCCCGCCGGGGGAAACCAGGGGGACGAAACTCCAGATGAGAGAACGGGGGATCTTCCTTTTACCGTCGAATCGGTTGAACGGGTAAAAATTATTCAGGCACTCAATCAGTGCAATGGCATTCAGGCCAAGGCGGCCAAGCTTTTGGGGATTACTCCGCGGCAAATCGGCTATAAAATCAAGAAGTATAAGATTCAGGGTCAAATGAGTTAA
- a CDS encoding FixH family protein, whose amino-acid sequence MNRFLLIVTLLLATGCIRGDKPPLIQEHLIDGVIQKEQQEMSIKVEMSPRLSILGENRVFITLKDPSGIPIEDAHLNISSTSRLPGMLIERVEVNDGPKGVYETKLHYMSVGQWKITLSIHRFGKREIKNIFLFDVIGHA is encoded by the coding sequence TTGAATCGATTTCTACTCATCGTCACGCTCCTTTTGGCAACAGGCTGTATCCGGGGTGATAAACCGCCGCTCATACAGGAACATCTCATAGACGGTGTGATTCAAAAAGAACAGCAGGAGATGTCTATAAAAGTCGAGATGTCCCCGAGACTCTCCATTTTGGGAGAAAACCGGGTCTTCATTACCTTGAAAGATCCTTCCGGAATTCCAATCGAAGATGCTCATTTAAATATCTCTTCGACTTCGAGATTGCCCGGTATGTTGATCGAAAGGGTAGAAGTGAATGACGGCCCTAAAGGAGTTTATGAAACCAAACTTCATTACATGTCAGTGGGGCAGTGGAAAATAACCCTCTCTATCCATCGGTTTGGAAAGAGAGAAATCAAAAATATCTTTCTCTTCGACGTGATCGGTCACGCTTAA